One Brassica napus cultivar Da-Ae chromosome A5, Da-Ae, whole genome shotgun sequence DNA window includes the following coding sequences:
- the LOC106406568 gene encoding thioredoxin M4, chloroplastic — protein sequence MCVLSIGFSGHSYQTANQNQTSLSLPLKISLPLSLSLLSMASLLDSVTVTRVFSLPITSSISPASKVPSVSARRISPVPEFRGLKASRKSSVTQSASLGTNLGSRFARGGRIVCEAQDTTAAAVEVPNISDSEWQTQVLESDVPVLVEFWAPWCGPCRMIHPIVDQLAKDFAGKFKFYKINTDESPNTANRYGIRSVPTVIIFKDGEKKDSIIRAVPKETLEKTIERFVVE from the exons ATGTGTGTGCTATCTATCGGTTTCTCGGGACATTCATATCAAACAGCCAACCAAAACcaaacatctctctctctaccaCTCAaaatctctctccctctctctctctcgctgcTTTCAATGGCTTCCTTGCTCGATTCCGTAACCGTCACCCGCGTGTTTTCTCTTCCCATCACTTCCTCGATTTCACCTGCTTCAAAGGTTCCGTCAGTCTCTGCCCGGCGGATCTCTCCCGTTCCGGAATTCAGAGGTTTGAAAGCTTCCCGGAAGAGTTCGGTGACTCAGTCAGCGAGTCTTGGTACGAATCTCGGATCCCGATTCGCTCGTGGTGGTAGAATCGTCTGCGAGGCTCAGGACACCACTGCCGCCGCCGTCGAAG TACCAAACATCTCTGATTCAGAATGGCAAACACAGGTTCTCGAGTCAGATGTACCAGTATTGGTCGAGTTTTGGGCACCGTGGTGTGGACCTTGCCGTATGATTCACCCCATCGTTGACCAACTGGCCAAGGACTTCGCTGGAAAGTTCAAATTCTACAAAATCAACACCGACGAGAGCCCAAACACAGCCAACCGTTACGGCATCCGCAGCGTTCCTACGGTGATCATATTCAAAGACGGTGAGAAGAAAGATAGTATCATCCGAGCTGTTCCTAAGGAGACGTTGGAGAAAACTATAGAAAGATTCGTGGTCGagtaa
- the LOC106405247 gene encoding glutamic acid-rich protein-like gives MASASSSAARLLIRDGRSVASLLFRGRAANLTENTGPAIRSLLLLNQTVVPSQYPVFSETFPVMQPGLGPCFVQEEAVSERRGKMEAGQGKRVVNNGGSSSSEEEKEETDFDEEEFDDIDMDDDVEFDDTDEEEDEDEEEEDEQIVKKKKK, from the coding sequence ATGGCTTCAGCTTCATCATCGGCGGCGAGGTTACTCATCCGCGACGGGAGATCAGTGGCGAGTTTACTCTTCCGTGGACGTGCCGCCAATCTCACGGAGAACACTGGACCGGCCATTCGGTCTCTGCTTCTGTTAAACCAGACGGTGGTGCCTAGTCAATACCCGGTTTTCTCTGAAACATTTCCGGTTATGCAACCCGGTTTAGGTCCGTGTTTCGTTCAGGAGGAGGCTGTGTCGGAGAGAAGAGGGAAAATGGAGGCGGGTCAGGGAAAGCGAGTGGTGAACAACGGGGGCAGCTCTTCCtcggaggaggagaaggaggagaCTGATTTTGATGAGGAAGAGTTTGATGATATTGATATGGACGATGATGTAGAGTTTGACGATaccgacgaggaagaagatgaggatgaggaggaggaggacgagcagatagtgaagaagaagaagaagtaa